The proteins below come from a single Mauremys reevesii isolate NIE-2019 linkage group 6, ASM1616193v1, whole genome shotgun sequence genomic window:
- the DCP2 gene encoding m7GpppN-mRNA hydrolase isoform X1, giving the protein MLELNSIQMKTDNARTKDQRLHHSSNLISVQMVIRFILHIPSEERDNAIRVCFQIELAHWFYLDFYMQNTPGLPQCGIRDFAKAVFSHCPFLLPQGEDVQRVLDEWKEYKMGVPTYGAIILDETLENVLLVQGYLAKSGWGFPKGKVNKEEAPHDCAAREVFEETGFDIKDYICKDDYIELRINDQLARLYIIPGVPKDTKFNPKTRREIRNIEWFSIDKLPCHRNDMTPKSKLGLAPNKFFMAIPFIRPLRDWLSRRYGDSSDSDNGFSSTGSTPSKLNMEKTRSKIRYSQQVFTDGSPGDQWTKYRPPQQQKPYNNHSDMSEALKIKNMRGNGRKQYQDTSNQKKRTNGVHSQPTKQNHTLKCEKKLNPRRLQDNFETADAAVYDMCFSIEDLLEHTEAHSVACNGHYKITFSSRAFLSFKFDHDAIMKSFDL; this is encoded by the exons ATGCTAGAGTTAAATTCAATCCAGATGAAGACAGATAATGCTAGAACAAAGGACCAAAGACTACATCATTCAAGCAATCTGATCTCTGTTCAAATGGTAAT TCGATTTATTTTGCACATTCCGAGTGAGGAAAGAGACAATGCAATCAGAGTGTGTTTTCAGATTGAACTTGCCCATTGGTTTTACTTGGATTTCTACATGCAGAACACACCAGGATTACCTCAGTGTGGGATAAGAGACTTTGCTAAAGCTG TCTTTAGCCATTGCCCTTTTTTACTGCCTCAAGGTGAAGATGTGCAAAGGGTTTTGGATGAGTGGAAGGAGTATAAAATGGGAGTACCAACCTATGGTGCAATTATTCTTGATGAGACACTTGAAAAT GTACTGCTGGTTCAAGGATATTTAGCAAAGTCTGGCTGGGGATTTCCAAAAgggaaagtaaataaagaagaggCTCCACATGACTGTGCAGCTAGAGAG GTGTTTGAAGAAACTGGTTTTGATATCAAAGATTACATCTGCAAAGATGACTACATTGAACTACGAATCAATGATCAGCTAGCACGCTTGTACATCATTCCAGGAGTTCCAAAGGACACAAAATTCAACCCCAAAACCAGAAGAGAAATTCGG AACATTGAATGGTTCTCAATTGACAAATTACCATGCCATAGAAATGACATGACCCCAAAATCCAAGCTAGGTTTGGCACCTAACAAGTTTTTCATGGCCATTCCCTTCATCAG ACCTTTGAGAGACTGGCTTTCTCGAAGATATGGGGACTCCTCTGATAGTGACAATGGATTTTCATCCACTGGGAGCACACCATCCAAGCTCAACATGGAGAAAACAAG ATCCAAAATTCGTTATAGCCAGCAGGTGTTTACAGATGGCTCTCCAGGAGACCAGTGGACAAAGTACAGACCACCACAGCAACAGAAGCCATATAACAATCATTCTGACATGTCTGAAGCTCTAAAAATAAAG AACATGAGGGGTAATGGTAGAAAGCAATATCAAGACACTTCTAACCAAAAGAAGAGGACAAATGGGGTCCACAGTCAGCCAACAAAACAGAACCATACATTG AAATGTGAAAAAAAACTTAATCCAAGAAGACTTCAGGATAACTTTGAAACAG cagatgcAGCAGTGTATGATATGTGTTTCTCCATTGAAGACCTGCTGGAACATACAGAGGCACACTCTGTGGCATGTAATGGTCATTACAAAATCACTTTCTCATCAAGAGCTTTCTTAAGCTTCAAGTTTGACCATGATGCCATAATGAAAAGTTTTGACCTCTGA
- the DCP2 gene encoding m7GpppN-mRNA hydrolase isoform X2: MLELNSIQMKTDNARTKDQRLHHSSNLISVQMVIRFILHIPSEERDNAIRVCFQIELAHWFYLDFYMQNTPGLPQCGIRDFAKAVFSHCPFLLPQGEDVQRVLDEWKEYKMGVPTYGAIILDETLENVLLVQGYLAKSGWGFPKGKVNKEEAPHDCAAREVFEETGFDIKDYICKDDYIELRINDQLARLYIIPGVPKDTKFNPKTRREIRNIEWFSIDKLPCHRNDMTPKSKLGLAPNKFFMAIPFIRPLRDWLSRRYGDSSDSDNGFSSTGSTPSKLNMEKTRSKIRYSQQVFTDGSPGDQWTKYRPPQQQKPYNNHSDMSEALKIKNMRGNGRKQYQDTSNQKKRTNGVHSQPTKQNHTLKCEKKLNPRRLQDNFETDAAVYDMCFSIEDLLEHTEAHSVACNGHYKITFSSRAFLSFKFDHDAIMKSFDL; this comes from the exons ATGCTAGAGTTAAATTCAATCCAGATGAAGACAGATAATGCTAGAACAAAGGACCAAAGACTACATCATTCAAGCAATCTGATCTCTGTTCAAATGGTAAT TCGATTTATTTTGCACATTCCGAGTGAGGAAAGAGACAATGCAATCAGAGTGTGTTTTCAGATTGAACTTGCCCATTGGTTTTACTTGGATTTCTACATGCAGAACACACCAGGATTACCTCAGTGTGGGATAAGAGACTTTGCTAAAGCTG TCTTTAGCCATTGCCCTTTTTTACTGCCTCAAGGTGAAGATGTGCAAAGGGTTTTGGATGAGTGGAAGGAGTATAAAATGGGAGTACCAACCTATGGTGCAATTATTCTTGATGAGACACTTGAAAAT GTACTGCTGGTTCAAGGATATTTAGCAAAGTCTGGCTGGGGATTTCCAAAAgggaaagtaaataaagaagaggCTCCACATGACTGTGCAGCTAGAGAG GTGTTTGAAGAAACTGGTTTTGATATCAAAGATTACATCTGCAAAGATGACTACATTGAACTACGAATCAATGATCAGCTAGCACGCTTGTACATCATTCCAGGAGTTCCAAAGGACACAAAATTCAACCCCAAAACCAGAAGAGAAATTCGG AACATTGAATGGTTCTCAATTGACAAATTACCATGCCATAGAAATGACATGACCCCAAAATCCAAGCTAGGTTTGGCACCTAACAAGTTTTTCATGGCCATTCCCTTCATCAG ACCTTTGAGAGACTGGCTTTCTCGAAGATATGGGGACTCCTCTGATAGTGACAATGGATTTTCATCCACTGGGAGCACACCATCCAAGCTCAACATGGAGAAAACAAG ATCCAAAATTCGTTATAGCCAGCAGGTGTTTACAGATGGCTCTCCAGGAGACCAGTGGACAAAGTACAGACCACCACAGCAACAGAAGCCATATAACAATCATTCTGACATGTCTGAAGCTCTAAAAATAAAG AACATGAGGGGTAATGGTAGAAAGCAATATCAAGACACTTCTAACCAAAAGAAGAGGACAAATGGGGTCCACAGTCAGCCAACAAAACAGAACCATACATTG AAATGTGAAAAAAAACTTAATCCAAGAAGACTTCAGGATAACTTTGAAACAG atgcAGCAGTGTATGATATGTGTTTCTCCATTGAAGACCTGCTGGAACATACAGAGGCACACTCTGTGGCATGTAATGGTCATTACAAAATCACTTTCTCATCAAGAGCTTTCTTAAGCTTCAAGTTTGACCATGATGCCATAATGAAAAGTTTTGACCTCTGA
- the DCP2 gene encoding m7GpppN-mRNA hydrolase isoform X3 yields METKRVEIPSSVLDDLCSRFILHIPSEERDNAIRVCFQIELAHWFYLDFYMQNTPGLPQCGIRDFAKAVFSHCPFLLPQGEDVQRVLDEWKEYKMGVPTYGAIILDETLENVLLVQGYLAKSGWGFPKGKVNKEEAPHDCAAREVFEETGFDIKDYICKDDYIELRINDQLARLYIIPGVPKDTKFNPKTRREIRNIEWFSIDKLPCHRNDMTPKSKLGLAPNKFFMAIPFIRPLRDWLSRRYGDSSDSDNGFSSTGSTPSKLNMEKTRSKIRYSQQVFTDGSPGDQWTKYRPPQQQKPYNNHSDMSEALKIKNMRGNGRKQYQDTSNQKKRTNGVHSQPTKQNHTLKCEKKLNPRRLQDNFETADAAVYDMCFSIEDLLEHTEAHSVACNGHYKITFSSRAFLSFKFDHDAIMKSFDL; encoded by the exons TCGATTTATTTTGCACATTCCGAGTGAGGAAAGAGACAATGCAATCAGAGTGTGTTTTCAGATTGAACTTGCCCATTGGTTTTACTTGGATTTCTACATGCAGAACACACCAGGATTACCTCAGTGTGGGATAAGAGACTTTGCTAAAGCTG TCTTTAGCCATTGCCCTTTTTTACTGCCTCAAGGTGAAGATGTGCAAAGGGTTTTGGATGAGTGGAAGGAGTATAAAATGGGAGTACCAACCTATGGTGCAATTATTCTTGATGAGACACTTGAAAAT GTACTGCTGGTTCAAGGATATTTAGCAAAGTCTGGCTGGGGATTTCCAAAAgggaaagtaaataaagaagaggCTCCACATGACTGTGCAGCTAGAGAG GTGTTTGAAGAAACTGGTTTTGATATCAAAGATTACATCTGCAAAGATGACTACATTGAACTACGAATCAATGATCAGCTAGCACGCTTGTACATCATTCCAGGAGTTCCAAAGGACACAAAATTCAACCCCAAAACCAGAAGAGAAATTCGG AACATTGAATGGTTCTCAATTGACAAATTACCATGCCATAGAAATGACATGACCCCAAAATCCAAGCTAGGTTTGGCACCTAACAAGTTTTTCATGGCCATTCCCTTCATCAG ACCTTTGAGAGACTGGCTTTCTCGAAGATATGGGGACTCCTCTGATAGTGACAATGGATTTTCATCCACTGGGAGCACACCATCCAAGCTCAACATGGAGAAAACAAG ATCCAAAATTCGTTATAGCCAGCAGGTGTTTACAGATGGCTCTCCAGGAGACCAGTGGACAAAGTACAGACCACCACAGCAACAGAAGCCATATAACAATCATTCTGACATGTCTGAAGCTCTAAAAATAAAG AACATGAGGGGTAATGGTAGAAAGCAATATCAAGACACTTCTAACCAAAAGAAGAGGACAAATGGGGTCCACAGTCAGCCAACAAAACAGAACCATACATTG AAATGTGAAAAAAAACTTAATCCAAGAAGACTTCAGGATAACTTTGAAACAG cagatgcAGCAGTGTATGATATGTGTTTCTCCATTGAAGACCTGCTGGAACATACAGAGGCACACTCTGTGGCATGTAATGGTCATTACAAAATCACTTTCTCATCAAGAGCTTTCTTAAGCTTCAAGTTTGACCATGATGCCATAATGAAAAGTTTTGACCTCTGA
- the DCP2 gene encoding m7GpppN-mRNA hydrolase isoform X4, giving the protein METKRVEIPSSVLDDLCSRFILHIPSEERDNAIRVCFQIELAHWFYLDFYMQNTPGLPQCGIRDFAKAVFSHCPFLLPQGEDVQRVLDEWKEYKMGVPTYGAIILDETLENVLLVQGYLAKSGWGFPKGKVNKEEAPHDCAAREVFEETGFDIKDYICKDDYIELRINDQLARLYIIPGVPKDTKFNPKTRREIRNIEWFSIDKLPCHRNDMTPKSKLGLAPNKFFMAIPFIRPLRDWLSRRYGDSSDSDNGFSSTGSTPSKLNMEKTRSKIRYSQQVFTDGSPGDQWTKYRPPQQQKPYNNHSDMSEALKIKNMRGNGRKQYQDTSNQKKRTNGVHSQPTKQNHTLKCEKKLNPRRLQDNFETDAAVYDMCFSIEDLLEHTEAHSVACNGHYKITFSSRAFLSFKFDHDAIMKSFDL; this is encoded by the exons TCGATTTATTTTGCACATTCCGAGTGAGGAAAGAGACAATGCAATCAGAGTGTGTTTTCAGATTGAACTTGCCCATTGGTTTTACTTGGATTTCTACATGCAGAACACACCAGGATTACCTCAGTGTGGGATAAGAGACTTTGCTAAAGCTG TCTTTAGCCATTGCCCTTTTTTACTGCCTCAAGGTGAAGATGTGCAAAGGGTTTTGGATGAGTGGAAGGAGTATAAAATGGGAGTACCAACCTATGGTGCAATTATTCTTGATGAGACACTTGAAAAT GTACTGCTGGTTCAAGGATATTTAGCAAAGTCTGGCTGGGGATTTCCAAAAgggaaagtaaataaagaagaggCTCCACATGACTGTGCAGCTAGAGAG GTGTTTGAAGAAACTGGTTTTGATATCAAAGATTACATCTGCAAAGATGACTACATTGAACTACGAATCAATGATCAGCTAGCACGCTTGTACATCATTCCAGGAGTTCCAAAGGACACAAAATTCAACCCCAAAACCAGAAGAGAAATTCGG AACATTGAATGGTTCTCAATTGACAAATTACCATGCCATAGAAATGACATGACCCCAAAATCCAAGCTAGGTTTGGCACCTAACAAGTTTTTCATGGCCATTCCCTTCATCAG ACCTTTGAGAGACTGGCTTTCTCGAAGATATGGGGACTCCTCTGATAGTGACAATGGATTTTCATCCACTGGGAGCACACCATCCAAGCTCAACATGGAGAAAACAAG ATCCAAAATTCGTTATAGCCAGCAGGTGTTTACAGATGGCTCTCCAGGAGACCAGTGGACAAAGTACAGACCACCACAGCAACAGAAGCCATATAACAATCATTCTGACATGTCTGAAGCTCTAAAAATAAAG AACATGAGGGGTAATGGTAGAAAGCAATATCAAGACACTTCTAACCAAAAGAAGAGGACAAATGGGGTCCACAGTCAGCCAACAAAACAGAACCATACATTG AAATGTGAAAAAAAACTTAATCCAAGAAGACTTCAGGATAACTTTGAAACAG atgcAGCAGTGTATGATATGTGTTTCTCCATTGAAGACCTGCTGGAACATACAGAGGCACACTCTGTGGCATGTAATGGTCATTACAAAATCACTTTCTCATCAAGAGCTTTCTTAAGCTTCAAGTTTGACCATGATGCCATAATGAAAAGTTTTGACCTCTGA